In Ancylobacter polymorphus, one genomic interval encodes:
- a CDS encoding recombinase family protein encodes MARPAFSPPRPARRLIGYARVSTDEQATDAQVDELRAAGCQIIHQEHGSGASRARPVLARLMREIGPSDVLVVVRLDRLARSVSHLLAVIEDLEGRQAHFRSLRDPIDTSTPQGMFSLQVLGAVAQLERALIAERTRAGMKAAKARGKLPGNPGLRERRPEAIRAASAARQKVYVGDLIASASAWLPIVRRMRPQHSWDDVVRVLNHRGQSWTIEKLRRAVHRLVQERMAEAELLRRSPRRPPEDRLMTLVAGIAIADPDLSLRDIAAQLERMRERTPRGGRQWAASSVKSLLDQARRLGLVVPQPRDDT; translated from the coding sequence ATGGCCCGCCCCGCCTTCTCCCCTCCCCGGCCGGCTCGCCGCCTGATCGGCTATGCCCGGGTTTCGACCGACGAGCAGGCGACCGATGCCCAGGTCGACGAGTTGCGCGCGGCCGGCTGCCAGATCATCCACCAGGAGCATGGCTCCGGGGCTTCGCGGGCCCGGCCGGTGCTGGCCAGGCTGATGCGCGAAATCGGGCCCAGTGACGTCCTGGTCGTCGTGCGGCTCGATCGCCTCGCCCGCTCGGTCAGCCACCTGCTCGCGGTAATCGAGGACCTGGAAGGACGTCAGGCCCATTTCCGCTCGTTGCGCGACCCGATCGACACCTCGACGCCGCAGGGCATGTTCTCGCTGCAGGTGCTCGGCGCTGTCGCCCAGCTTGAGCGTGCCCTTATCGCCGAGCGCACCAGGGCCGGGATGAAGGCGGCCAAGGCGCGCGGCAAGCTCCCCGGCAACCCCGGCCTGCGCGAGCGTCGGCCGGAGGCCATCCGTGCCGCCTCGGCGGCACGCCAGAAGGTCTATGTCGGTGACCTGATCGCCTCGGCCTCGGCCTGGCTGCCGATCGTGCGGCGCATGCGGCCGCAGCACAGCTGGGACGACGTGGTGCGGGTGCTGAACCATCGCGGCCAGAGCTGGACCATCGAGAAGCTGCGGCGCGCCGTGCATCGGCTGGTGCAGGAGCGGATGGCGGAGGCGGAGCTGCTTCGGCGCTCACCGCGGCGTCCGCCCGAGGACCGGCTGATGACGCTCGTCGCCGGCATCGCCATCGCCGACCCGGATCTCAGCTTGCGCGACATCGCCGCCCAGCTTGAGCGGATGCGCGAGCGCACACCGCGTGGCGGGCGGCAATGGGCCGCCTCTTCGGTCAAGTCCCTGTTGGACCAAGCGCGCCGGCTGGGGCTCGTGGTGCCGCAGCCGCGGGACGATACCTGA
- a CDS encoding nucleotidyl transferase AbiEii/AbiGii toxin family protein yields the protein MSSAAYNDVILAPATERLDLFLSTANRLGTPIGNVEKDFWVCWTLNALYHQRPAGGPRLLFKGGTSLSKAHGLIERFSEDIDVTVFRDDLDEPASVDELEALSNKKRRARLDAIRDACRSYITGPLHAFLAEQLAAATGGRGRVEIDEADPDGQTLLIWYLEVEPRDDAYVRPAVRIESGAKSALDPNHPVDIRPYIANEAAGLDLLVPNVTTIDATRTFWDKVVIAHGLRRWFERRGELRQEGQRISRHFYDLHCLLASEAGKTALADANLGADCVRHARMFFNRPDYDLASAVAGSFALAPTSEMVPGLARDYANMTAMIFGAAPPLADILASIEEIERAVNAGAAGE from the coding sequence GTGAGCAGCGCCGCCTATAACGACGTTATCCTCGCACCAGCGACCGAAAGGCTCGACCTCTTCCTATCGACGGCCAACCGGCTCGGGACGCCGATCGGAAACGTCGAGAAGGACTTCTGGGTCTGTTGGACCCTCAACGCCCTCTATCATCAGCGGCCAGCCGGAGGCCCGCGTCTGCTGTTCAAGGGCGGCACGTCTCTGTCGAAGGCACATGGGCTGATCGAGCGCTTCTCCGAAGACATCGACGTCACGGTGTTTCGTGACGATCTCGACGAGCCGGCTTCGGTCGACGAGCTCGAAGCGCTTTCGAACAAGAAGCGTCGCGCTCGACTGGATGCGATCCGAGATGCCTGCCGCAGCTACATCACCGGCCCGCTTCATGCGTTCCTGGCCGAACAACTTGCCGCCGCAACGGGAGGACGAGGACGTGTCGAGATCGACGAGGCCGATCCCGACGGCCAGACGCTTCTGATCTGGTATCTGGAGGTCGAGCCGCGTGATGATGCTTACGTGCGTCCTGCGGTGCGCATTGAATCGGGAGCAAAGTCGGCGCTCGACCCGAACCATCCTGTGGATATCCGTCCTTACATCGCAAACGAAGCCGCAGGCCTCGATCTGCTAGTACCGAATGTCACGACGATCGACGCGACGCGCACGTTTTGGGACAAAGTCGTAATCGCTCACGGCTTGCGTCGCTGGTTCGAGCGCCGCGGCGAACTGAGGCAGGAAGGCCAGCGCATCTCCCGCCACTTCTACGACCTGCATTGCTTATTAGCGTCCGAGGCGGGCAAGACAGCTCTCGCCGACGCCAATCTGGGCGCCGATTGCGTCCGACATGCGCGAATGTTCTTCAATCGGCCGGATTACGACCTCGCTTCTGCTGTGGCCGGCTCGTTCGCCCTCGCACCGACTTCGGAGATGGTCCCCGGTCTCGCGCGCGACTATGCGAACATGACGGCGATGATTTTCGGCGCGGCTCCTCCGCTCGCAGACATTCTCGCCTCGATTGAAGAGATCGAACGCGCCGTAAATGCCGGCGCAGCGGGCGAGTGA
- a CDS encoding DUF6088 family protein — protein sequence MLDKPTPDLRPRLVARINAAPPGEVWTPSDFADLGNRAAVDKTLQRLVAAGELRRIDRGLYDRPRMSKLMGKMAVPDYRAVIRAVARRDQARIVVDGMTAANDLGLTTAVPARIEVLVDARLKPIKLGQQVIHFKAAAPSRLYWAGRPGMRVVQALYWMQDMIEGENDREAITNGLYRLFKNPEHGKEICDDLRAGLSAMPIWMQDFLRPLLGSADAERETRA from the coding sequence ATGCTGGACAAACCGACCCCAGACCTCCGGCCGCGACTAGTCGCCCGTATCAACGCGGCGCCTCCTGGCGAGGTATGGACGCCGAGCGATTTTGCCGATCTCGGCAATCGTGCGGCCGTCGATAAAACGCTGCAGCGCCTCGTCGCGGCTGGCGAACTACGCCGTATCGACCGCGGACTCTACGACCGTCCGCGAATGAGCAAACTCATGGGCAAGATGGCGGTCCCCGACTATCGCGCCGTGATCAGAGCTGTGGCACGCCGCGACCAGGCTCGCATCGTGGTCGACGGAATGACGGCCGCGAATGATCTTGGCCTCACCACAGCTGTGCCGGCGCGCATTGAAGTTCTCGTCGACGCCCGCCTGAAACCGATCAAGCTCGGACAGCAGGTTATCCATTTCAAGGCGGCCGCGCCGAGCCGTCTCTATTGGGCTGGACGCCCGGGCATGCGGGTCGTTCAAGCGCTTTATTGGATGCAAGACATGATAGAGGGGGAAAATGATCGGGAGGCCATAACGAACGGCCTCTACAGACTGTTCAAAAATCCCGAGCATGGAAAGGAGATCTGCGACGATCTTCGCGCGGGCCTGTCGGCAATGCCGATTTGGATGCAGGATTTTCTCAGACCTTTGCTCGGATCAGCCGACGCTGAGCGGGAGACTCGCGCGTGA
- a CDS encoding DUF1403 family protein, translating to MPALDSNRTASFDAPAVPGWAVPRAPVEDAAEAAYMAGAALNSLDNLVRGEPAWAGAWRQRLALKAAANVVRLLGHREDEAALRDAWHLRPAGADPGPAGNVLAAWRRLASRSPAIEVESLRTIVGLLGLAWSDGFGAIPELVAEQARATRPAPSVAASVAGEVAAAGPRAEALAWWCADLVLAARFRWPFAVPLLATQIHAPLLRGGPGRRRRRPGEEGFAVAACVAAAAGGAEACRLAGEIAARGRRLEAAMPKLRTKGAGEAIRLLLEDDAVSGSLTTPALSRWAARRLFERLQALEAVRELSGRPSFRLYGL from the coding sequence ATGCCCGCGCTCGATTCGAACCGGACCGCCAGCTTCGATGCGCCCGCCGTTCCCGGCTGGGCGGTGCCGCGCGCGCCGGTCGAGGATGCTGCCGAGGCCGCCTACATGGCCGGCGCGGCGTTGAATTCCTTGGACAATCTCGTGCGCGGAGAGCCCGCCTGGGCCGGCGCCTGGCGCCAGCGGCTCGCGCTGAAAGCCGCCGCGAACGTAGTGCGCCTGCTCGGGCATCGCGAGGACGAGGCGGCGCTGCGTGACGCCTGGCATCTGCGCCCCGCCGGGGCCGACCCAGGGCCCGCCGGCAACGTTCTGGCCGCGTGGCGTCGGCTCGCCTCCCGTTCGCCGGCGATCGAGGTCGAGAGCCTGCGCACGATCGTCGGTCTGCTCGGCCTCGCCTGGAGCGATGGCTTTGGCGCGATCCCCGAGCTCGTCGCGGAACAGGCGCGCGCGACCCGACCGGCCCCATCGGTCGCCGCGTCCGTCGCGGGCGAGGTCGCGGCGGCTGGTCCGCGGGCCGAGGCTCTGGCCTGGTGGTGCGCCGACCTGGTGCTTGCCGCGCGTTTCCGCTGGCCCTTCGCCGTCCCGCTCCTGGCGACGCAGATCCATGCGCCGCTGCTGCGCGGCGGCCCGGGCCGCCGGCGCCGGCGGCCGGGAGAGGAGGGGTTTGCGGTCGCGGCCTGTGTCGCGGCCGCGGCGGGCGGGGCGGAGGCCTGCCGCCTCGCCGGCGAGATCGCCGCCCGCGGCCGGCGCCTCGAGGCGGCGATGCCGAAGCTGCGGACCAAGGGGGCGGGGGAGGCGATCCGGCTTCTGCTCGAGGACGACGCGGTCTCGGGATCGCTGACGACGCCGGCGCTGTCGCGCTGGGCGGCGCGACGGCTGTTCGAGCGCCTTCAGGCGCTCGAGGCGGTGCGCGAGCTCAGCGGCCGGCCGAGCTTCCGGCTCTACGGATTGTAG
- the scpB gene encoding SMC-Scp complex subunit ScpB yields MARRRRALASLDTELAELPAELRWREWVARVEAVIFAAPGPVERETLARVVGGACSIELVIDDIRESLRGHPYDLVAVAGGWQLRTRPRYAEAIHAAFGSTPAPIQLSQAEMLVLACIAYHQPVTRGELGEMIGKQVSRDAIGYLRALGFIAAGPRSPQPGAPYTYVTTKGFLSHFGLDTLRDLPDMEMLEDAGLLSKEKLLGEDFPIGLDDDDRGTDELPRDDEEPQPWE; encoded by the coding sequence ATGGCACGCCGGCGCCGCGCCCTTGCCTCCCTCGACACTGAGCTCGCCGAGCTTCCCGCGGAGCTGCGCTGGCGCGAATGGGTTGCCCGGGTCGAGGCGGTGATCTTCGCCGCGCCCGGCCCGGTCGAGCGCGAGACGCTCGCCCGCGTGGTTGGCGGCGCCTGCAGCATCGAGCTCGTCATCGACGACATCCGCGAGAGTTTGCGCGGCCACCCCTATGATTTGGTGGCGGTCGCCGGCGGCTGGCAGCTGCGCACAAGGCCGCGCTATGCCGAGGCGATCCACGCCGCCTTCGGGTCGACGCCGGCGCCGATCCAGCTCTCCCAGGCCGAGATGCTGGTGCTCGCCTGCATCGCCTATCATCAGCCGGTGACGCGCGGCGAGCTTGGGGAGATGATCGGCAAGCAGGTCAGCCGCGACGCGATCGGCTATCTGCGCGCGCTCGGCTTCATCGCCGCCGGCCCGCGCAGCCCGCAGCCGGGCGCGCCCTACACCTATGTCACGACGAAGGGGTTTCTGTCGCATTTCGGCCTCGACACGCTGCGCGACCTGCCCGACATGGAAATGCTCGAGGACGCCGGACTGCTCAGCAAGGAGAAGCTGCTAGGGGAAGATTTCCCGATTGGTCTTGATGATGACGATCGCGGGACTGACGAGCTACCTCGCGACGATGAAGAGCCCCAGCCTTGGGAGTGA